The Synchiropus splendidus isolate RoL2022-P1 chromosome 1, RoL_Sspl_1.0, whole genome shotgun sequence genome includes a window with the following:
- the mrps2 gene encoding 28S ribosomal protein S2, mitochondrial — protein sequence MAARTLSRGLWGLRPCWTASLYNGHNYSTAASVKTPPQTQSDEDSGNRILSLPLEKPDFFHVSELFSLKDLFEARVHLGHKKGCRHRLMVPYLYGCRLDQDIIDLDQTVEHLQAALNFTAHVAYRGGIILFISRRRQFVHLIEKMAKDCGEYAHTRYWRGGLLTNAPIQYGVGVRLPDLIVFLSTLNNVFEPHVAIRDAAKMNIPTVGVVDSNCNPSMLTYPIPGNDDTPLAMELYCRLFQMTINRAKDKRKQMELLHGLSESKS from the exons ATGGCTGCGCGGACGCTGTCAAGAG GGTTATGGGGGTTACGACCTTGTTGGACTGCGTCTCTCTACAATGGACACAATTATTCCACGGCAGCGTCCGTTAAGACACCACCTCAAACACAAAGCGATGAGGATTCAG GCAACAGAATTCTGTCCCTGCCACTTGAGAAGCCGGACTTTTTCCACGTGTCCGAGTTGTTCTCCTTAAAAGATCTGTTTGAAGCCAGAGTACATCTTGGGCACAAGAAAGGCTGCAGACACAG GCTGATGGTACCGTACCTCTACGGCTGCAGACTGGACCAGGACATCATTGACCTGGACCAGACTGTGGAGCACCTCCAAGCAGCCCTCAACTTCACTGCCCACGTAGCTTACCGCGGTggcatcatcctcttcatcagccGCCGCAGACAGTTTGTCCACCTGATCGAAAAAATGGCAAAGGATTGCGGTGAGTATGCTCACACGCGCTACTGGCGAGGCGGCCTCCTCACCAACGCTCCGATCCAGTACGGCGTGGGGGTCCGTTTGCCGGACCTCATCGTCTTCCTCTCTACCCTCAACAACGTCTTTGAGCCGCACGTGGCCATCAGAGATGCAGCCAAGATGAACATCCCCACCGTGGGAGTGGTGGACTCCAACTGCAACCCCAGCATGCTCACCTACCCCATTCCCGGCAACGACGACACCCCTCTCGCCATGGAGCTGTACTGTCGGTTATTCCAGATGACGATAAACCGAGCCAAAGACAAGAGGAAACAGATGGAGCTGCTGCACGGACTTTCCGAGTCTAAATCATAA
- the dipk1b gene encoding divergent protein kinase domain 1B, which produces MSPRALKRLVHLVLLCPLSKGLQTRLPAVKVKYLLLAWLGILIGGWLVYMQYSSYSELCRGHVCQMVICDHYRRGLISGSSCKALCDHKSLTLHRCMSTSAIHQVYSGLWKEKLVVIKCGIEDRVRSDGNSFLPQDTRLYDKPTRGTSIDEFKEMLLGYLKTNLGEQSSLGSLVDQIIKLSDVNHDGKVSLAEAKSIWALIQINEFLLMMALQEKEHTPKLLGFCGDLYVTERVSHSSLYRLEVPHYLQALVPGALRTALNHWLAPSWPRRARITIGLLEFVEEVFHGSYGSFLICDTSPLHVGYNNKFDCKMANLRSVASDAAVRGYLKGRRCETNADCTYGRDCTATCDRLVKQCNTEVVQPNLAKVCILLQDFLLFGAPADLREDLEKQLRTCVTLSGLASQMEVHHSLVLNNLKTILWKKISNTQYS; this is translated from the exons ATGTCGCCCAGGGCTCTGAAGAGACTGGTCCACTTGGTGCTGCTCTGCCCGCTCTCCAAAGGCCTGCAG ACCCGTCTTCCTGCTGTCAAGGTGAAGTATCTCCTCCTGGCCTGGCTGGGCATCCTCATTGGCGGCTGGCTGGTTTACATGCAGTACTCCTCGTACTCCGAACTCTGTCGAGGACACGTCTGCCAAATGGTCATC TGCGACCACTACAGGAGAGGACTTATCTCGGGCTCGTCCTGCAAAGCTTTGTGTGATCACAAGAGTCTGACGCTGCATCGCTGCATGTCCACGTCCGCCATTCACCAG GTCTACAGCGGACTGTGGAAGGAGAAGCTGGTCGTGATCAAGTGCGGAATCGAGGACCGGGTGAGGAGCGATGGCAACTCTTTTCTGCCGCAGGACACAAGGCTGTACGACAAACCGACTCGGGGAACGTCCATCGACGAATTCAAAGAAATGCTGCTTGGCTACCTGAAG ACGAACCTGGGCGAGCAGTCTTCTCTGGGCTCCCTGGTGGACCAGATCATCAAACTGTCCGACGTCAACCATGATGGTAAAGTCTCCCTCGCCGAGGCCAAGTCCATCTGGGCTCTCATCCAGATCAACGAGTTCCTCCTCATGATGGCGCTCCAGGAGAAGGAGCACACGCCCAAGTTGCTGGGCTTCTGCGGGGACTTGTATGTGACGGAGCGTGTGAGCCACAGCTCCCTCTACAGGCTAGAGGTGCCACATTACCTCCAGGCGCTGGTGCCTGGGGCGCTCAGAACGGCTCTGAACCACTGGCTCGCCCCGTCTTGGCCTCGGCGAGCTCGCATCACTATCGGCCTGCTGGAGTTCGTGGAGGAAGTCTTCCACGGATCCTACGGCAGCTTTCTGATCTGTGACACTAGTCCTCTGCATGTGGGCTACAACAACAAATTTGACTGTAAAATGGCAAACCTGCGCAGCGTGGCCTCGGATGCTGCAGTGAGGGGATATTTAAAGGGTCGGCGCTGTGAGACCAACGCCGACTGCACGTACGGCCGGGACTGCACGGCCACCTGCGACCGGCTGGTGAAACAGTGCAACACGGAGGTGGTGCAGCCCAACCTAGCCAAGGTTTGCATTCTGCTTCAGGACTTTCTGCTCTTCGGAGCGCCCGCGGATCTACGTGAGGacctggagaagcagctgcGCACGTGCGTGACGCTGAGCGGACTGGCCAGTCAGATGGAAGTGCACCACTCGCTGGTGCTCAACAACCTGAAGACCATACTGTGGAAGAAGATTTCAAACACCCAGTACTCCTGA